In the Brassica napus cultivar Da-Ae chromosome A7, Da-Ae, whole genome shotgun sequence genome, one interval contains:
- the LOC106356856 gene encoding cyclin-U2-2-like, which produces MAVSNSLIISPRELRSDLYSYSYQDNSKTPLVISLLSSLIDRTLTRNQRISRRASPACYSSCGGGKTHIFDCREIPDLTIQSYLERIFRYTKAGPSVYVVAYVYIDRFCQINPGFKISLTNVHRLLITTIMIASKYVEDLNYRNSYFAKVGGLETEDLNRLELEFLFLMGFKLHVNVSVFESYCCHLEREVSFGGGYRIEKALRCAEEIKSGQMIVQDPNHHHHQFARILL; this is translated from the exons ATGGCTGTTTCTAATTCTCTAATTATCTCTCCAAGAGAACTCCGGTCTGATCTATACTCTTACTCCTACCAAGACAACTCCAAGACACCTCTGGTTATCTCTCTACTCTCGTCTCTGATCGACAGAACTTTAACTCGGAACCAGAGGATTAGTCGGAGAGCGTCGCCGGCGTGTTATTCTTCATGCGGCGGTGGCAAAACCCATATCTTTGATTGCCGTGAAATCCCCGACTTGACTATACAATCGTACCTTGAGAGGATTTTCCGGTACACTAAAGCCGGTCCTTCGGTTTACGTGGTGGCTTATGTCTACATTGACCGGTTCTGTCAAATCAATCCCGGTTTTAAAATCAGTCTCACCAATGTACATCGTCTCCTCATCACCACCATCATGATCGCTTCTAAATACGTCGAGGATTT GAATTACAGAAATTCATATTTCGCCAAAGTAGGTGGACTGGAGACAGAAGATTTGAACAGATTAGAGTTAGAGTTTCTGTTCTTGATGGGATTCAAGCTACATGTTAATGTGAGTGTGTTCGAGAGTTATTGTTGTCATCTTGAAAGAGAGGTTAGTTTTGGAGGAGGTTATCGGATTGAGAAGGCATTACGTTGCGCGGAAGAAATTAAATCCGGACAAATGATCGTTCAAGATCctaaccatcatcatcatcagtttGCTCGAATCTTGTTGTag
- the LOC106356796 gene encoding expansin-B5-like — protein sequence MALFSGKYFCFIVALFAISLKPCSCHNNTRWNSAGITWYGDREGPGTTGGACGFGDAVAKHPYQCMVSAGGPSLFKDGTGCGACYRLVCDHPLCTKKPIKVMIADECAGCTKEAFHFDLSGKAFGALAKRGKGDELRNLGELKVRYKRACCKHPKSKIAIHVDAGANPYYMSFAVKFANGDGNFACVEIQPAGGKYLKMEEMRSAVWKLNPGCALKGPFNVRLTSAVTKKVIVAKAVIPENWSPGAIYHSLVNFATPKKDSHKKNK from the exons ATGGCATTATTTTCAGGCAAATATTTTTGCTTTATCGTTGCTCTCTTTGCAATCTCATTGAAGCCATGTTCTTGCCATAATAATACCCGCTGGAACAGCGCCGGCATCACTTGGTATGGTGACCGAGAAGGTCCTGGCACCACAG gagggGCTTGTGGATTCGGTGATGCAGTGGCAAAACACCCTTACCAATGTATGGTTTCAGCCGGAGGACCTTCATTATTCAAAGATGGAACGGGTTGTGGGGCATGTTATAgg CTTGTATGTGACCATCCATTATGCACCAAAAAGCCGATCAAGGTAATGATAGCAGATGAGTGTGCCGGCTGCACGAAGGAGGCGTTCCATTTTGATCTTAGCGGTAAGGCATTTGGTGCATTGGCCAAACGTGGCAAAGGCGATGAATTACGTAACCTTGGAGAACTCAAGGTTAGGTACAAACG TGCATGTTGCAAACATCCTAAGAGTAAAATAGCTATTCATGTCGACGCCGGAGCAAATCCTTACTACATGTCGTTCGCCGTTAAGTTTGCAAACGGTGATGGAAACTTCGCATGCGTGGAGATTCAACCGGCCGGTggaaaatacttgaaaatggAGGAGATGAGATCCGCCGTTTGGAAACTTAACCCAGGCTGTGCATTGAAAGGTCCGTTCAACGTCCGACTTACCTCTGCCGTGACCAAAAAAGTGATTGTTGCTAAAGCTGTTATCCCGGAGAATTGGAGTCCCGGTGCTATTTACCATTCTCTCGTTAACTTCGCCACTCCCAAGAAAGACAGTCACAAGAAAAATAAGTGA
- the LOC106356794 gene encoding zinc finger protein ZAT9-like — translation MLVDSTSLHLFFFSSSSSSCSPYLLLKMESYYKCRFCSKSFFNGRALGGHMRSHMPSLHKFSIQDEEGERASQLNDETESDVSSSSSEKEEDKRNGLRDNKHPMMEDNESETESSRNITNPTRKRSKRTRKMETFAAKKRKTSQLGYKTEPECEPPQSSASDTTTEEDLAFCLMLLSRDKWKKKKKNKASSNKEVVEEIETEASEGHNTSSKKGRFTCETCGKVFKSYQALGGHRASHKKNRVSNKTEQRSETEYPEKRIHECPICLRVFASGQALGGHKRSHGIGNLSVDHHHQVRVDSVKQRTIDLNLPAPTDEEEVSVVFQ, via the coding sequence ATGCTTGTAGATTCCACTTCTCTTCacctttttttcttctcctcttcttcttcttcttgctctcCCTATTTGTTATTGAAGATGGAGAGCTACTACAAGTGTAGGTTTTGCTCTAAGAGCTTCTTCAATGGAAGAGCTTTAGGTGGTCACATGAGATCTCACATGCCGAGTCTTCATAAGTTTAGCATTCAAGACGAGGAAGGGGAAAGGGCGAGTCAACTCAATGATGAGACAGAGTCAGATGTTTCTTCGTCTTCCTCTGAAAAAGAAGAGGACAAGAGAAATGGGTTGAGAGATAACAAGCATCCGATGATGGAAGACAATGAAAGCGAGACAGAGTCGTCGAGGAATATTACGAACCCGACACGTAAACGATCCAAGCGAACTCGGAAAATGGAAACGTTCGCGGccaagaagaggaagacgagTCAACTCGGTTACAAGACCGAGCCTGAGTGCGAACCTCCTCAAAGCTCAGCTTCTGACACAACGACGGAGGAAGATCTCGCCTTTTGTCTCATGCTGCTCTCGAGAGAcaaatggaagaagaagaagaagaacaaagctAGCAGTAACAAAGAAGTAGTTGAAGAGATCGAGACAGAAGCATCAGAAGGTCACAACACATCGAGCAAGAAAGGAAGATTCACGTGCGAGACTTGTGGGAAAGTGTTTAAATCTTATCAAGCATTAGGTGGGCACCGAGcaagccacaagaagaacagaGTTTCGAACAAAACAGAGCAAAGAAGCGAAACAGAGTATCCAGAGAAGAGAATCCATGAATGTCCGATATGTCTTAGGGTTTTTGCATCGGGACAAGCACTTGGAGGTCACAAGAGATCTCATGGAATTGGGAACTTGTCTgtagatcatcatcatcaagtaCGAGTGGATTCAGTGAAACAGAGGACGATAGATCTTAATCTTCCTGCACCAACCGATGAAGAAGAAGTCTCTGTTGTGTTTCAGTAA
- the LOC106353111 gene encoding vesicle-associated protein 1-1 isoform X1 produces the protein MSNSELLNVEPLDLQFPFELRKQISCSLYLTNKTDNHVAFKVKTTNPKKYCVRPNTGVVLPRSTCEVLVTMQAQKEAPSDMQCKDKFLLQGVIASPGVTAKEVTPEMFSKEAGHLVEETKLRVTYVAPPQPPSPVHEGSEEGSSPRASVSDNGGHASEFSSQRFIAADKVEPQENTSEVRALITKLTEEKQSAIQLNNKLQRELDQLRRDSKRGQSGMPLMYVLLVGLIGLILGYIMKST, from the exons ATGAGTAACAGCGAGCTTCTCAACGTGGAGCCTCTCGATCTTCAATTCCCTT TTGAATTGAGGAAGCAGATCTCATGCTCTCTTTACTTGACCAACAAGACGGACAATCATGTAGCTTTCAAG gtTAAGACAACGAATCCGAAAAAGTATTGCGTAAGGCCTAACACTGGAGTTGTTCTTCCAAGGTCCACTTGTGAAGTTCTCG TGACCATGCAAGCTCAAAAGGAAGCTCCTTCGGATATGCAATGCAAGGACAAGTTTCTACTTCAAGGTGTGATTGCTAGTCCTGGTGTCACGGCCAAGGAAGTCACTCCTGAGATG TTTAGCAAAGAGGCTGGGCATTTAGTTGAGGAGACTAAGCTGAGAGTTACGTATGTTGCACCACCACAACCACCGTCACCGGTTCACGAAGGTTCTGAAGAGGGTTCTTCTCCACGGGCTTCTGTTTCTGATAACGGAGGACACGCTTCTGAGTTTTCT TCTCAGAGATTTATAGCAGCGGACAAGGTTGAACCTCAAGAAAACACATCTGAG GTAAGGGCTCTCATCACAAAGCTAACCGAGGAAAAACAGTCTGCCATTCAACTAAACAACAAACTTCAAAGAGAACTG GACCAGTTGAGACGTGACAGTAAGAGAGGCCAAAGTGGTATGCCTTTGATGTACGTTCTTCTGGTCGGACTAATCGGTCTAATTCTGGGATACATTATGAAGAGCACATAA
- the LOC106353111 gene encoding vesicle-associated protein 1-1 isoform X2 has product MSNSELLNVEPLDLQFPFELRKQISCSLYLTNKTDNHVAFKVKTTNPKKYCVRPNTGVVLPRSTCEVLVTMQAQKEAPSDMQCKDKFLLQGVIASPGVTAKEVTPEMFSKEAGHLVEETKLRVTYVAPPQPPSPVHEGSEEGSSPRASVSDNGGHASEFSSQRFIAADKVEPQENTSEDQLRRDSKRGQSGMPLMYVLLVGLIGLILGYIMKST; this is encoded by the exons ATGAGTAACAGCGAGCTTCTCAACGTGGAGCCTCTCGATCTTCAATTCCCTT TTGAATTGAGGAAGCAGATCTCATGCTCTCTTTACTTGACCAACAAGACGGACAATCATGTAGCTTTCAAG gtTAAGACAACGAATCCGAAAAAGTATTGCGTAAGGCCTAACACTGGAGTTGTTCTTCCAAGGTCCACTTGTGAAGTTCTCG TGACCATGCAAGCTCAAAAGGAAGCTCCTTCGGATATGCAATGCAAGGACAAGTTTCTACTTCAAGGTGTGATTGCTAGTCCTGGTGTCACGGCCAAGGAAGTCACTCCTGAGATG TTTAGCAAAGAGGCTGGGCATTTAGTTGAGGAGACTAAGCTGAGAGTTACGTATGTTGCACCACCACAACCACCGTCACCGGTTCACGAAGGTTCTGAAGAGGGTTCTTCTCCACGGGCTTCTGTTTCTGATAACGGAGGACACGCTTCTGAGTTTTCT TCTCAGAGATTTATAGCAGCGGACAAGGTTGAACCTCAAGAAAACACATCTGAG GACCAGTTGAGACGTGACAGTAAGAGAGGCCAAAGTGGTATGCCTTTGATGTACGTTCTTCTGGTCGGACTAATCGGTCTAATTCTGGGATACATTATGAAGAGCACATAA
- the LOC125576221 gene encoding uncharacterized protein LOC125576221 → MASKLIQVQSKACEASKFVAKHGTSYYRQLLEKNKHFIQEPATVDKCQELSKQLLYTRLASIPKRYETFWKELDYAKNLWKNRSDLKVEDAGIAALFGLECFAWYCAGEITGRGFTFTGYYP, encoded by the coding sequence ATGGCGTCCAAGTTGATACAAGTTCAATCAAAGGCATGTGAGGCTTCAAAGTTTGTGGCAAAGCATGGAACTTCTTACTACAGGCAGTTGCTTGAGAAGAACAAACACTTTATCCAAGAACCCGCCACTGTGGACAAGTGCCAAGAGTTGTCTAAGCAGCTTCTCTACACCCGTCTTGCTAGCATTCCAAAACGCTATGAAACCTTCTGGAAGGAACTAGACTACGCAAAGAACTTATGGAAGAACAGAAGCGATCTCAAGGTAGAAGATGCTGGAATCGCTGCTTTGTTTGGTCTTGAATGCTTTGCCTGGTACTGCGCCGGAGAAATCACCGGCAGAGGCTTCACCTTCACCGGCTATTACCCTTGA
- the LOC106353110 gene encoding 40S ribosomal protein S13-2, protein MGRLHSKGKGISASALPYKRSPPSWLKTTSQDVDESICKFAKKGLTPSQIGVILRDSHGIPQVKSVTGNKILRILKAHGLAPEIPEDLYHLIKKAVAIRKHLERNRKDKDSKFRLILVESRIHRLARYYKKTKKLPPVWKYESTTASTLVA, encoded by the exons ATGGGCCGTCTCCACTCTAAAGG tAAGGGAATCTCAGCTTCTGCTTTGCCGTACAAGCGATCACCTCCAAGTTGGCTCAAGACAACCTCCCAGGAT GTTGATGAGTCCATCTGCAAGTTTGCGAAGAAGGGTTTGACTCCATCTCAAATTGGTGTTATCCTTCGTGACTCTCACGGAATCCCACAAGTGAAGAGTGTAACCGGAAACAAGATCTTGAGAATCTTGAAAGCTCATG GTCTTGCTCCTGAGATCCCAGAGGATTTGTATCACCTGATCAAGAAAGCAGTTGCTATCCGCAAGCACCTTGAGAGGAACAGGAAAGACAAGGATTCCAAGTTCAGGTTGATTCTCGTGGAGAGCAGAATCCACCGTCTTGCTCGTTACTACAAGAAGACCAAGAAGCTCCCACCTGTCTGGAAGTA TGAGTCCACCACCGCAAGCACTCTTGTGGCTTAA
- the LOC106353109 gene encoding proteasome subunit beta type-1, which translates to MTKQHANWSPYDNNGGTCVAIAGSDYCVIAADTRMSTGYSILTRDYSKIHKLADKAVLSSSGFQADVKALQKVLKSRHLVYQHQHNKQMSCPAMAQLLSNTLYFKRFFPYYAFNVLSGLDEQGKGCVFTYDAVGSYEKVGYSAQGSGSTLIMPFLDNQLKSPSPLLLPAQDAITPLSEPEAVDLVKTVFASATERDIYTGDKLEIMILKADGIRTEVMDLRKD; encoded by the exons ATGACGAAGCAGCACGCGAACTGGTCTCCTTACGATAACAATGGAGG AACATGTGTAGCAATCGCTGGATCGGATTACTGCGTTATCGCCGCCGATACTCGAATGTCAACCGGTTACAGCATTCTCACTCGCGATTACTCCAAAATCCATAAACT AGCAGACAAAGCTGTGCTCTCTTCCTCTGGCTTTCAGGCTGATGTCAAAGCGTTGCAGAAAGTTTTGAAATCAAGGCACTTG GTTTATCAGCATCAGCATAACAAGCAGATGAGCTGTCCAGCAATGGCTCAGCTTCTCTCCAACACGCTTTACTTCAAGCGCTTTTTTCCTTACTATGCCTTTAATGTTCTAAGCGGGCTTGACGAGCAGGGTAAAGGATGTGTTTTCACGTATGATGCTGTTGGTTCGTATGAGAAGGTTGGATACAGTGCTCAAGGTTCTGGTTCCACTCTAATCATGCCTTTCCTTGACAATCAACTCAAGAGTCCCAGCCCTCTTCTGCTACCTGCACAG GATGCCATCACACCCCTTTCCGAACCTGAAGCAGTTGACTTGGTCAAGACCGTATTCGCATCTGCCACTGAGAGGGATATCTACACT GGAGACAAGCTTGAGATCATGATTCTTAAGGCCGATGGCATCAGGACCGAAGTCATGGACTTGAGGAAAGACTAA
- the LOC106353108 gene encoding actin-related protein 7-like yields MEALVVDAGSKLLKAGAAIPDQSPAMIIPSQMKRMVDDAPENPTTVFEDVTLDPIERGFIRDWDAMEDLLRYVVYTGLGWEEGNEGNILFTDPLCTPKAIREQLVQLMFETFNVSGFYASEQAVLSLYAVGRISGCTVDIGHGKIDIAPVLEGAVQHIASKRFELGGTDLTKLFAQELGKSNPSVNLSMSDVETLKEQYANCAEDETAYEKTQNCEIEQHTLPDGQVINIGRERYSVGEALFQPSILGLEEHGIVEQLVRIISTVSSENHRQLLENTVLCGGTTSMTGFEGRFQKEASLCSSAIRPTLVKPPEYMSENLGLYSAWIGGAILAKVVFPQNQHVTKADYDETGPSVVHRKCF; encoded by the exons ATGGAAGCACTTGTTGTTGATGCGGGCTCGAAGCTTCTGAAAGCGGGAGCAGCGATTCCTGATCAGTCTCCTGCAATGATAATCCCATCTCAGATGAAACGAATGGTTGATGATGCGCCTGAGAACCCCACCACAGTTTTTGAAGACGTCACTCTTGATCCTATTGAAAGGGGTTTTATTAGAGACTGGGACGCTATGGAGGATCTGTTGCGGTACGTTGTGTACACTGGGCTTGGATGGGAAGAGGGAAACGAAGGAAATATACTCTTCACAGATCCACTCTGCACTCCTAAG GCTATTAGGGAGCAGTTGGTACAGTTGATGTTTGAAACGTTCAATGTTTCTGGATTCTATGCGTCAGAGCAAGCAGTGTTGTCCCTTTATGCCGTTGGAAGGATCTCTGGTTGCACTGTTGATATTGGTCATGGCAAGATAG ATATTGCCCCAGTTCTTGAAGGTGCTGTGCAGCACATTGCCTCGAAACGGTTCGAGCTCGGTGGAACCGACCTGACAAAACTATTCGCCCAAGAGCTTGGAAAATCCAACCCTTCTGTGAATCTCAGCATGTCTGATGTTGAAACACTGAAGGAACAGTATGCAAACTGCGCCGAGGACGAGACTGCTTACGAGAAAACCCAAAACTGTGAAATCGAGCAGCATACACTTCCTGATGGACAG GTGATAAACATTGGGAGAGAGAGATACTCTGTTGGTGAAGCTTTGTTTCAGCCATCAATACTGGGACTCGAGGAGCACGGAATAGTTGAACAGCTTGTCCGGATTATCTCCACGGTATCATCCGAGAACCATAGGCAACTCTTGGAGAACACTGTACTTTGTGGTGGTACAACCTCCATGACAG GATTCGAAGGAAGGTTTCAGAAAGAAGCAAGCTTGTGCTCATCTGCCATTAGGCCAACGCTGGTGAAACCTCCTGAATATATGAGTGAGAATTTGGGATTGTACTCGGCTTGGATAGGAGGAGCAATACTAGCCAAGGTGGTGTTTCCGCAGAATCAGCATGTTACTAAAGCTGACTACGACGAGACTGGGCCATCCGTAGTTCACAGGAAATGTTTCTGA
- the BNAA07G18840D gene encoding uncharacterized protein BNAA07G18840D → MNPHKTEEDLFHHHDLPPPDILPQSQPSLHHHHNPEDSDPTFSLQEFVLFRSSPSHSSDSQYDSPSHPTPKTTPLPNPMAPHELKDSNFINPEPHISSQFYTFNSASHSLMTLCLRQNRLATPSEIRVATPKPVLESWRSVWKDRNEDTAYLTAWKRIQDKLAVVSGSNEFLCFKNNAQQQLVSHVSQWQDIVMSYHRGDGDLKHLGVRETIERIKQVWTVGAKLYGIPESFIKVCVAACGVCNSVTGGSASRRNKRRRFEYTETFDVPAKDVPDRLQELASKHKVVLCIRQKYIRCKPFMAEVKDYACHRAGEPALKKSRVLKREPYQSKRCGCGFRIRAIVPIANYNEKDKSFVYHEEGTAVFKLYAVHSGHEPGAMDGNARIMHRLVGHKGFLMEQDVVYGVREDLDSEDVGSGGGMRFTVLHQVQELRVELGALEGKIGKVSREVLGSVSGELFEMLNKMRSLGDEGTPNEILVRDNDLAHWSAELVEDDEESFGRSLDDVVVPPWEQIRPPSPKDILSETCKPEEKWLKCSDFDEKSILSCEDSKLTKTMRDSEGIVSDVGLVGLQVDSFYQENSKWYDSPCEDNGFIRHGEIL, encoded by the coding sequence ATGAATCCTCACAAAACCGAAGAAGATCTATTCCACCACCACGATCTCCCCCCACCAGACATACTCCCCCAATCACAACCCTCCCTTCACCACCACCACAACCCCGAAGACTCTGACCCCACCTTCTCCCTCCAAGAGTTCGTCCTCTTCCGCTCCTCCCCCTCCCACTCCTCCGACTCACAATACGACTCCCCATCTCACCCCACCCCCAAAACCACTCCTTTACCAAACCCTATGGCTCCACACGAACTCAAAGATTCCAACTTCATCAACCCAGAGCCTCACATCTCATCTCAATTCTACACATTCAACTCCGCCTCCCACTCCCTCATGACCCTCTGCCTCCGCCAAAACCGCCTCGCCACCCCCTCCGAGATCCGCGTCGCAACTCCAAAGCCCGTCCTCGAGTCGTGGCGCTCCGTCTGGAAAGACCGTAACGAGGACACCGCCTACCTCACGGCGTGGAAACGCATCCAAGACAAGCTCGCCGTCGTCTCCGGCAGCAATGAGTTCCTCTGCTTCAAAAACAACGCTCAGCAACAGCTCGTCTCGCACGTTAGCCAGTGGCAGGACATAGTCATGAGTTACCATCGCGGCGACGGCGACTTGAAACACTTAGGGGTTAGAGAGACCATAGAGAGAATCAAACAGGTTTGGACCGTTGGTGCGAAGCTATATGGAATCCCCGAGAGCTTTATCAAGGTTTGTGTAGCGGCGTGTGGTGTTTGCAACTCCGTTACTGGTGGCTCAGCCTCGAGGAGGAATAAACGGCGTCGTTTTGAGTATACGGAGACTTTTGATGTACCTGCTAAAGATGTTCCGGATAGGTTGCAGGAGTTAGCTTCTAAGCATAAGGTTGTACTTTGTATTAGGCAGAAGTATATTAGGTGTAAGCCGTTTATGGCTGAGGTTAAGGATTACGCTTGTCATAGAGCTGGAGAGCCTGCTTTGAAGAAGTCCAGGGTTCTGAAGAGGGAGCCTTATCAGTCAAAGAGATGCGGTTGCGGGTTTAGGATTCGAGCTATTGTCCCCATTGCTAACTACAACGAAAAGGATAAAAGTTTTGTGTATCATGAAGAAGGAACAGCTGTTTTTAAGCTTTACGCTGTTCATTCAGGGCATGAGCCTGGGGCGATGGATGGGAACGCGAGGATTATGCATCGGCTTGTTGGTCATAAGGGTTTTTTGATGGAGCAAGATGTTGTCTATGGTGTGAGGGAAGATTTGGATAGCGAAGATGTTGGTAGTGGTGGGGGTATGCGGTTTACTGTCTTGCATCAGGTGCAGGAGCTAAGGGTTGAACTCGGAGCTTTAGAAGGAAAGATTGGGAAGGTTTCACGAGAGGTGTTGGGTTCAGTGTCCGGAGAGCTGTTTGAGATGCTCAACAAGATGAGGAGTCTCGGTGACGAGGGAACACCGAATGAAATACTTGTTAGAGATAACGATTTAGCTCATTGGAGTGCAGAGCTtgttgaagatgatgaagagagTTTTGGGAGGAGCCTTGATGATGTTGTTGTTCCTCCTTGGGAACAGATAAGGCCACCAAGTCCGAAAGATATCTTGTCTGAAACATGTAAGCCTGAGGAGAAATGGTTGAAGTGCAGTGACTTTGACGAGAAGAGCATTCTGAGTTGTGAAGATTCTAAGCTAACGAAAACGATGAGGGACAGTGAAGGTATAGTATCAGACGTAGGTTTAGTTGGATTACAAGTTGATAGCTTCTATCAAGAGAACTCCAAATGGTATGATTCTCCTTGTGAAGACAATGGGTTCATCAGACACGGGGAGATTTTGTAG
- the LOC106356861 gene encoding protein LITTLE ZIPPER 2-like: MCLRSSESFPDTRTPTMRSASCHTKRNVKTQTHLRVLNLTRRRRILREKKEMEMRNMKLFLKNQSIIRENEALKKRALVLHEENNVLFSLLHPELSPVSSSFL, from the exons ATGTGCCTGAGATCATCAGAATCATTCCCAGACACACGCACACCCACGATGAGATCAGCTTCATGCCACACCAAACGTAACGTTAAGACACAAACCCATCTTCGTGTCCTTAATCTCACCAG GAGGAGAAGAATACTTAGGGAAAAGAAGGAGATGGAGATGAGAAACATGAAGCTCTTCCTAAAGAATCAAAGTATCATACGAGAGAACGAGGCTCTAAAGAAGAGAGCTCTTGTCCTCCACGAAGAAAACAATGTTctcttctctctgcttcatcCAGAACTCTCCCCTGTTTCATCCTCCTTCCTTTAG
- the LOC106356863 gene encoding fasciclin-like arabinogalactan protein 10: MAASRVLCLLALTLSLFAVIYTVSGHNITQILSESPEYSSFNSYLSQTKLNDEINSRTTITILVLNNDAMSSLAGKHPLSVVKTALSLLVLLDYYDPLKLHKISQGTTLTTTLYQTTGRAAGNLGFVNVTDLKGGKVGFGSAAPGSKLDSNYTKSVKQIPYNISVLEINAPIIAPGILTAPAPSNNMTELLEKAGCKIFASMLLSSGVVKTYESTVEKGLTVFAPSDEGFKAESAPDLTKLTQAEVVSLLEYHALAEYKPKGSLKINKNVISTLATNGAGKYDLTTSTSGDEVILHTGVGPSRVADTVVDETPLVVFKVDKVLLPIELFGKSPSPAPEPVSTPTPTPSAKSLSPTPTKSPSPRKEPSPVAASPPAPPVDEPSEEAPSDSPTSSENIRAKNAAFHVNTHAYFTAMVTLAATSLFL, translated from the coding sequence ATGGCGGCATCACGAGTTTTGTGTCTCCTTGCATTGACTCTATCTCTCTTCGCCGTCATTTACACCGTCTCCGGCCATAACATCACACAAATTCTCTCCGAATCGCCGGAATATTCCTCCTTCAACAGCTACCTTTCCCAAACAAAGCTCAACGACGAGATCAACAGCCGCACTACCATAACCATCCTTGTCCTCAACAATGATGCGATGTCTTCCCTCGCCGGAAAACATCCACTCTCCGTCGTCAAAACTGCTCTCAGCCTCCTCGTCCTCCTTGATTACTACGATCCCCTTAAGCTCCACAAGATCTCTCAAGGCACCACACTCACCACCACGCTTTACCAAACAACCGGTCGAGCTGCCGGAAACCTAGGGTTCGTCAACGTCACTGATCTCAAAGGAGGCAAAGTCGGGTTTGGCTCGGCTGCTCCTGGTTCGAAGCTCGACTCCAACTATACCAAATCCGTCAAACAAATACCTTACAACATATCCGTTCTTGAGATCAACGCTCCGATCATCGCTCCAGGAATCTTAACCGCACCAGCTCCCTCCAACAACATGACCGAACTTCTTGAGAAAGCTGGTTGTAAGATATTTGCTAGTATGCTTCTCTCGAGCGGTGTGGTTAAAACCTACGAATCCACGGTCGAAAAAGGTTTGACCGTTTTTGCACCGTCCGACGAAGGTTTCAAAGCCGAAAGTGCACCAGATCTGACGAAGCTCACACAAGCTGAGGTGGTCTCGCTCCTAGAGTATCACGCCCTAGCGGAATACAAACCCAAAGGCTCATTGAAGATCAACAAAAATGTAATCTCCACGCTAGCCACTAACGGTGCCGGAAAATATGATTTAACGACGTCAACTTCCGGTGACGAAGTTATCCTTCACACTGGCGTTGGTCCGTCGAGAGTTGCTGACACAGTGGTTGATGAGACACCCCTTGTAGTATTCAAGGTGGATAAAGTCCTCCTCCCCATAGAGCTCTTCGGAAAATCTCCATCTCCGGCGCCCGAACCAGTGAGCACACCGACACCAACGCCGTCGGCTAAGTCTCTGTCTCCGACTCCTACTAAGTCACCGTCTCCAAGGAAAGAACCGTCACCGGTCGCAGCTTCTCCACCGGCACCTCCTGTTGATGAACCTTCGGAAGAAGCTCCGTCAGACTCGCCAACAAGTTCAGAGAACATCCGTGCAAAAAACGCAGCGTTTCACGTGAATACCCATGCGTACTTCACCGCAATGGTCACTCTTGCGGCCACATCCCTATTCCTATAG